The Mesorhizobium loti DNA segment GCACCACCAGCCCGCCAATGTCTTTGGTTACGGCCTCCAGCGGCTCGCGCCGCCGGCCCATCAGCACCACCTTGGCGCCGTCCGCCGCCATGCGCCTGGCGACCGCCGCACCGATGCCGGTGCCACCGCCGGTGATAAAGGCCGTCTTTCCAAGAAATCGCATGGTTCCATCCCGATTGCTGAGCGCGCCGGCTATGCGCCGATCTTCGCTGGGGATAGTGCGGCATCCCCGATTTGGCGTCTTGTCCGAGCGGGAACTTTGTTTTGACTGAGCGCGCACTTCGCGCCTGTCTGATGAAGTGCCACGCGACCTCTCGGTCGCGCGGCGGCCACCCGCCAACTGCCGGCGGCCTATTTCTTCACCGCTTCGAGATCGATGACGATGTCGACATCGGGGCCAAGGCCGAAACCGGCAGCGGCCTTGGCCATCGGGAAGTCCGCGGTGCTGACCTTGCCGGTGGCGGTGAACGCCGCCTTGGTCAGTGTCGCATCCCATGGTGCCGGCGCCTCGTTGACCAGCGTCACGTCGAGCGTGATCTCCTTCGACACGCCGCTAATGGTGAGGTTGCCGGTGACCTTGCCGGCCTTGTCGCTGACCTTTTCGACCTTGGTGCTTTCAAACGAGATCGCCGGGAATTCGGCCGCGTTGAAGAAGTCGGGGCCTTTCAGATCGTTGTCGCGCTGGTCATAGGCGGTGTGCACCGAGCCGACATCGAGCTCGGCCTTGACGCTGCTCTTCGACGGATCGGCCTTGTCCATCACGATGGCGCCCTTCACCGCGTCGAACTGGCCATGCGCGGTGCCATAGATGCCGTGCTTGATGGTGAAGGTGACCCAGGCGTGCTGGCCGTCGATTTCGTAATTCTCGGCGTGAGCCGCCGATGCGAATGCACACATCGAGGCAAAGGCAAAAGCGGCCGTCAGTTTTCTCATCGTCACGTAACTCTCCCTATTGTTGGTTGTCCCATTGTGGTCGTCATTGTCTGGCTCAGGAAAAGCCAAGCGCGGCTCCGTGCGGCGCAAACAGGAGCGCCGTCAGGATGGCCAATATCGCCGGACTGGCGATCAGCAGACCGGCAACCAGCGGCCGCAATGGCCGGGCGCCGGGAACAAGACCCTGCAGCGGGCCGGGCACCGAAGCGGCCACGGCGAGCGGCAAGGGCGAAAGCATGAGCGCCACCGGATTGGCCTTCGGTGCCAGCAGGGCCACCTGGATCAGCACGGTGGCGGCGGCAAAGACGAGCATCAGCCCGGTGCCCTTGCTCCAGCCGGTGGCCGCGCCGCCGCGCAGCACCGCGATGTACTGGACGAGGCACCAGCCGCCGGCGAGCGCGGCCAGCGATCCCAGCAATTGCCCGGTGACGATCGAGGCGCCGAGCACCGAGATGATGGCGCCGGCCAGGCACATGGCGAGCATGGCGGCGGGCGCCAGGAACGGCTCTTCAACTGGAGGCGATGGCGAGGCTTTCAGAGACAGCAGCATAGCGACGCCGACGATTGCCAGCAGGCCGGCAATGAGGGCGGCGATCATCTGCAGGTCAAGCGAACCGCCGGCAAGGCGGCGCCAGCCAAGCCACAGCAACGCGGCCGCAAGGGCGGCGGCGACAAGCTTGCCCGCCACCGCAGAGCTGAGCGGGCGCTCGGGCAACAGGCCCGCGACGATCCCGGCAAAGGCAAGATAGATCAGCTTCTGGCTGGCGGCGACTGGCGGCACCACCGGTGGGCCAAGCGTGTCCCAGTAGAAGAACAGCAGCAGCGCGGCCGCCACCAGCGAGAGCACGGGCGAGAACGGTGGCAGGGCAAGCCGCGCCAGCAGCGCCATGACCATGCCCAGAACAAGCGGCAGCGCCGCCGTGGTGACCATCGGATTGCCCAGCAATGCGCTCAATGGCCGATACCTCTTTGACACCTGGCAGGCTCGCGCAAAACGCGCGGCTTGATGCGACCTTGATCTAGGCCAACCGATCGCAAGGCGTCTTGTCCGAGCGGGAACTTTGTTTTGACTGAGCGCGCACTCGTGCCGCCTTCGGCTTGAAGCCGGCGGATACGCTCCATAACCCTCGGCACAACTGTTCATCAGCAATCGAGGAGGATGGCGTGAACGAGAGAATTGTGCCGCCGATCAGCGCAGCCGCCGCCGCTTTCCTGGCGCGTTTGCACCGGCCCTTCATCAATGGCCGTTTCGTCGACGGGGTTTCCGGTGAAGGCCTTGCTGTCGATGACTCCGCCTCCGGCGAGATCGTCGCCCGCGTCCCCGAAAGCGGTCCCGAACTTGTCGACCAGGCTGTGCGCGCCGCGCGTGCCGCGCTCGAAGGCCCCTGGGCCTCGATGCGGCCGGTCGACCGTCAGAACCTCATGCTGAAACTCGCCGATGCCGTCGAGGCCGACGCCGATCTGCTCGCCGAAATCGAGAGCATCGAGAACGGCAAGTCGCTCGGCGTCGCGCGCATGTTGAGTGCCGGCGGCACCGTCGACTGGCTGCGCTATTATGCCGGCTGGGCGACCAAGATCGAGGGCTCGACTTTCCAGGTGTCCATCCCCGTGCCTCCAGGCGCCAAACACCAGGCGATGACGGTGATGGAACCGGTCGGCGTCGTCGGCGCCATCGTGCCGTGGAATTTTCCGCTGCTGATCGGCATGTGGAAGATCGCGCCAGCGCTGGCCTGCGGCTGCACGGTGGTGCTGAAGCCGCCGCAGGAAACCCCGCTCGGCCTGCTGAGGCTCGCAGAATTGATCGAAGCGGTCGGCTTCCCGCCCGGCGTCGTCAACATCGTCACCGGCAGCGGCGCCGTCACCGGCGAAGCGCTGATCCGCCATCCCGGCATCGACAAATTAACCTTCACCGGCTCGACGGAAGTCGGCAAACGCGTCGGCCATGCTGCCGTCGATCGTGTTGCCCGCTTCACGCTGGAGCTCGGCTCGAAATCGCCGATGATCCTGCTTGCCGATATGGAAGAAGGCATCGAGCCGCTCATCGCCGGGCTCGGCATGTTCTTCAACCAGGGCCAGGTCTGCACCTCGGCCTCGCGGCTCCTGATCGAGAAGTCGATCTACGATCGCACGCTGGCACGGCTGGCCGAGATCGCCGACGGCATGACGCTGGGTGCCGGCCGCGATGCTGACGCCCAGATCAATCCGCTGGTCTCGGCCAAGCATCGGAGAAGCGTCGAAGGCTTTATCGAGCGTGGCCTGGCGGCGGGCGGCGAGCGGGTCAGCGGCGCGCGGCCGGTGCCGGCCAGGGGCCACTATGTGGCGCCGACCATCCTGCACAATGTCCGGCCCGACATGGAAATCGCCAGCGAGGAAGTGTTCGGGCCGGTGGTGGCGGCAATGCCGGTCACCGATCTCGACGAGGCGATCCGCATCGCCAACGACACGCGCTATGGCCTGTCGGCCTCGATCTGGACCCGCGACATGGGCAAGGCGATGACCGCCATCCACGGCCTCAAGGCCGGCACGGTGTGGGTCAATTCGCACAACACGCTCGACCCCGCGGCACCGTTCGGCGGCTTCAAGCAGTCCGGCATCGGCCGCGAGCATGGCCGTGCCGCCGTCGACGGCTATCTCGAAACCAAGACCGTCATCATGCGGTATGCCTGACACGATGAGCGCAGTTTACGACTACATCATCGCCGGCGCCGGCTCGGCCGGCTGCACGCTGGCCAACCGGCTGGTCTCTGCTGGCAAGCGCGTGCTGGTGGTCGAGGCCGGCCCGGCCGACAACACCAAGCTGATCGACATGCCCGCCACCTTCGCCAAGGTGATCGGCACGGCGCGCAGCTGGATCTACGAATCCGAGCCGGAACCCAGCGTCGGCGGACGCCGGCTGCCGGTGCCGCAAGGCCGCACGCTCGGCGGTGGCTCCTCGATCAACGCCATGCTCTACATCAGGGGCCAGCCGCAGGATTATGATGGCTGGCGCGACCTCGGCTGCCCCGGCTGGGGCTGGGACGAGGTGCTGCCGGTGTTCCGGCGGCTGGAACGCAACGAGCGCCTGGCCGGTGAGCGCCACGGCACCGAGGGACCGCTGCCGGTCTCCGATCCGCGTCACCGCCATCCGTTGTCTCTGGCCTATATCAAGGCCGCGCAGCAGGCCGGCTATCGCTACAATGACGACTTCAACGGCGCTGCTCAGGAAGGCGTCGGCTTCTACCAGACGACCACGGCGAATGGGGAAAGACAGTCGGCGGCAAAGGTGTTTCTGCGGCCGCTGGCCGGCAATGCCAACCTAACCGTCATCACCGATGCGCTGGTCACCGGCGTGACCCTGGAAAACGGTGCCGCCAGCGGCCTCGCCTACACCACCTCCGACGGCCAAAGCCATGCGGCGACGGCAAAGGCCGAAGTGATTCTCACGGCTGGCGCGCTGGCGACGCCAAAACTGATGATGCTGTCGGGTCTCGGCCCCGCTGAACATCTGGCCGGGCTCGGCATTCCCGTCTTCCGCGACATGCCCGCGATCGGCCGCGACCTGCAGGACCATGTCGCCGCCCCGGTCTATGCGCTGACGCGTCAGCCGATCTCGCTGCTGGGCGAGGATCGTGGCCTGAAGGCACTGCGCCACGGCCTGCAGTACCTGATGTTCCGCACCGGCCTGCTCACCTCCAATGTCGTCGAGAGCGGCGGCTTCTTCGACACCGATGGCGATGGCCGGCCCGATATCCAGTTCCACGTCCTGCCTGTGATGATCGAAAGCGCAGAACACGGCTCGATCGAACGCCACGGCATGGAGCTCAACCCGTGTGTGCTGCGGCCAAAATCGCGCGGCACCGTCAACCTGCGCTCGCGCGACGCGGCCGACCCGATCCGCTTCACCGCCGGCTTCCTGTCCGACGCGGACGATCTTGCCTTGCTGCTCGCCGGCATGAAGATCGCCCGCACCATCCTGCGCCAGCCCGCACTTCGGGCGGTGGTGGCCGAGGAGTTGTCGCCCGGCGAGGCCGCCGACCTTTCCGACCAGGCGATATCGGACCACATCCTCGAACACGCCAAGACCGTCTATCACCCCTGCGGCACCTGCCGCATGGGCAGCGACGACGACGCCGTGGTCGACCCGCAACTGCGCGTGCGCGGCGTCCCGCGCCTGCGCATCTGCGACGCCTCGATCATGCCAAGGCTGATCAGCGGCAACACCAACGCCCCGGTGATCATGATCGCCGACCGCTGCGCCGATTTTATTCTCGGCGGGTAAAGCGACTGCTCAATCCTTGGCGTTCCCCGCCTGCGCCAGAACGCCGAGCAACTGGCCGTATTGTCGATCGAAAACAGCACACGCCCGCTGACGCTCCGATGGCCGCCAGCTGCTGTCCCTGGTGCCGGTCATAGTGCTAAGCCTGCTCACGCAGCGCTTCATCGTCGATGCGCCGCGCGAAAAAGCAGGGACCATGAGCACAGTCATCGTTGTCGGCCACATCAACTACGACCAGGTCTGGTCGCTGTCCTCGCCCCTCGCCTCTGGCGCGCGCATCGTCTATTCCAGCCGCAGCGTCCGGCTCGGCGGTGGCGGCTTCCACACAGGCACCCAACTGGCGAAGCTCGGCAACCATGTCCGGCTGATCAGCAATCTGATGGACGACGACCATGGCCGGGCAGCGCTCGCCACATTGCAGGCGAGCGGCATCGATACCGGCTACGTCACCCTATGGGCCGGCGAAACCCGGTTCACCGAAATCCTGCTCGAGCCGAATGGCGAGCGCACCATTTTGAACCCCGGCGGCCAGATGCGCCCGCCCTTCGCCGCACCGGAACCTGTCAGCGGCGACGCCGCCTATCTCAACGCCCTGGTGCTCGATGCCGGCCTCGTTGCCTCGCTGCGGACGATCCCGCTGGTCATTTCGCAATTTCCGCTGCGCAGCGCCTCGCCGCGCCCGGCCGACATCGTTATCGGATCGCGCGCCGATTTTCCCGGCGAGGACACGCGAGCGATCTGGGAGCGAGCTTCACTCATTGCCGGGCCACGGCTGAAGACACTGGTGCTGACCGACGGAATGCGGCCGATCTCGCTCTATGACGGCAAGGCGCTCAACCACGTCACGCCGCTGAAGCAGGTTTCCGTACCCGACACGATCGGCGCCGGCGACTGTTTTACCGGGATTTTCCTGCATGGCCTGCTGCAGGGGCTGAGCCTTGAGCTTTCCGCCGAACAGGCCAGCCAGCAAACCGCCGAATGGCTGTCACAACGATCCCGTGCCGGCTGAGGCAGGCGGTCCGGCAAGGCCGGCCTTTCATGAAAATGTCATAAAAATCAAATGGAAACCGGCATTCGGGTGAACTAGAAAACATGTCCTGGAGAGATCGTGACCGGGGCGGCGGCAAGCCGGCGCAATCGTCGCCATGGTCGGTGTCCTCCGTCACCCATGATGTCGCCGACCTTGTCGCCCGTAAAATCCATGCTGAAACCGCTTCCTTGCAAGAGACATGACATGTGGCTGAGTGATTTCGAAATCGTCCTGCGCGACCGCGTCATCCCAAGCGGCGCGATCAGGATCGAAAACGGCAGGATCGCCGATATCCGCGACAAGCCTGTCGAGCATGCCGACATAGAGGGTGGCGGCCGCCTGCTGCTGCCCGGCTTCATCGACATGCATGGCGACATGGTGGAAAGGGAAGTCGAGCCGCGCATCGGCGTGCACGTGCCGATGCCGATCGGCATTGCCGAACTCGACAAGAAGCTCGCCTCCTGCGGCATCACCACCGCCTACGCCGCGCTCTCCTTCATCGGCGCCAGCGTCACCAGCGGCGTGCTGCGCTCGGAAGATCACACATCAGCAATCATCGACACCATTGCCGGGATGAAGGACGAATTGCTGGTCGACCATCGCATTCATGCCCGCTTCGAAGTGACCTTCACCCCGGCGATTCCCAGGCTGCAAAAGCTGATGGATGCCGGCAGGCTGCATTTGATCTCGCTGATGGATCACACGCCCGGACAGGGGCAGTACCGCGACGTCGAACTCTACATCGCCCGCATCGCCAAGGAACGCGGCATGTCCGTTGCCGCGGCCTCCGAGGTCGTCGGCAAGCGCATGGCCGGTCGCAACGGCCAGGGTGATGTGCTGAATGCGCTGCAGGACCTGTCGGCGTGTGCGCAAGCCGCCGGCATCGTGCTCGCCTCGCATGACGACGACACGCTGGAAAAGGTGGAACTGGTCCACGGCCTGGGTACCGCGCTCTCGGAATTCCCGGTGACGCTGGAAGCCGCACAGGAAGCCCGCAGGCTTGGTATGCACACCGCCATGGGCGCGCCCAACGCGCTGCGTGGCGAGTCCTATTCCGGCAATCTTTCCGCCCGCCAGGCCTATGAGGCCGGGCTGCTCGACATGCTGGCCAGCGACTATCACCCGGCCTCGATCCTGCCCGCGATAATCGGCCTGGCGGAACTGCGGGACGATGGCCTCGCGGCGGCGGCCGCACTGACCAGCGCCAATCCGGCCACGGCGCTCGGCCTCACCGATCGCGGCGCCATCGAGCCCGGCCTTCTGGCGGATCTCGTCGTGGCCGACCGTCATCCCGTGCCACGCGTGCGCGCCACCTTCCGCGCCGGTCGCATGATCTACAGCGATGGCACGCTTGCACAGGCGGGGAAAGCAGAGCGCCTTGCCCTCGCCGTGGCTGAACGGGTACCGGCTGCCTCCAGGGAAAGCGCGTAGTGCTTTCCTCAGAGAATTGCGTCAAAACAAAGAGATAGAGCAACAGCAATTCTAGGAAGGTATGAGCGGTTTTCCCGGGAAAAGTGTGAAACGGCTTTCGCACAGAAGTTGCATCTAAACGTCGAGCACGACCATCATGCCGCGCACTTCGGCCATTTCCAGCAGCATGTCCTGCAGCGTTTCGACGGTCAGCGCCGCACCGGTTACGGTCAGCAGCTCGGTGATACTCTCTCTCATGGAAATGACCGCAACTCCGGTTTTCTCGGAAAGCAGTCGTCCAATGGCTGCACGGATCTGGGCATTCTGGTCAGGCATGATTCCCCCTTCATGCTGGATGACGGTATAAGTTTTTCCCCAACGGTATGCTTTTTCGCAACTTCTGCGAGCTTTAGCCTAGGCTTGCAAGCCGTCTGGGTAGGTCTGATCTCCATTATTTGTCCGACAGTTGCCCAGCGACGACAGTAACGGCGGCGCCCACGGCTTGCCGACCACTTCCATGACCGCAAGCAGAGCGGCACTTCGTGCCGACTGAGCCCAATGAGGGTCTTGTGTTGCCCCGTTACCGGCAATTCCGCGGATATGTCGAAAATGGAATACGTGCCTGTCGGCTCGTTCAAAATCTCAAAGCGGTCCGATGCAAACCTCTCCGTCCCCTCGGGAGCCCTGTTACGCACGCCCCCATCAGAGGTTGCATGAGGGTGGACGTTTTTGCGGCAGTGAACCGCAGACCGCACGGCATGC contains these protein-coding regions:
- a CDS encoding YceI family protein, producing the protein MAFPEPDNDDHNGTTNNRESYVTMRKLTAAFAFASMCAFASAAHAENYEIDGQHAWVTFTIKHGIYGTAHGQFDAVKGAIVMDKADPSKSSVKAELDVGSVHTAYDQRDNDLKGPDFFNAAEFPAISFESTKVEKVSDKAGKVTGNLTISGVSKEITLDVTLVNEAPAPWDATLTKAAFTATGKVSTADFPMAKAAAGFGLGPDVDIVIDLEAVKK
- a CDS encoding carbohydrate kinase, with amino-acid sequence MPVIVLSLLTQRFIVDAPREKAGTMSTVIVVGHINYDQVWSLSSPLASGARIVYSSRSVRLGGGGFHTGTQLAKLGNHVRLISNLMDDDHGRAALATLQASGIDTGYVTLWAGETRFTEILLEPNGERTILNPGGQMRPPFAAPEPVSGDAAYLNALVLDAGLVASLRTIPLVISQFPLRSASPRPADIVIGSRADFPGEDTRAIWERASLIAGPRLKTLVLTDGMRPISLYDGKALNHVTPLKQVSVPDTIGAGDCFTGIFLHGLLQGLSLELSAEQASQQTAEWLSQRSRAG
- a CDS encoding phosphonate metabolism protein PhnM — its product is MWLSDFEIVLRDRVIPSGAIRIENGRIADIRDKPVEHADIEGGGRLLLPGFIDMHGDMVEREVEPRIGVHVPMPIGIAELDKKLASCGITTAYAALSFIGASVTSGVLRSEDHTSAIIDTIAGMKDELLVDHRIHARFEVTFTPAIPRLQKLMDAGRLHLISLMDHTPGQGQYRDVELYIARIAKERGMSVAAASEVVGKRMAGRNGQGDVLNALQDLSACAQAAGIVLASHDDDTLEKVELVHGLGTALSEFPVTLEAAQEARRLGMHTAMGAPNALRGESYSGNLSARQAYEAGLLDMLASDYHPASILPAIIGLAELRDDGLAAAAALTSANPATALGLTDRGAIEPGLLADLVVADRHPVPRVRATFRAGRMIYSDGTLAQAGKAERLALAVAERVPAASRESA
- a CDS encoding aldehyde dehydrogenase codes for the protein MNERIVPPISAAAAAFLARLHRPFINGRFVDGVSGEGLAVDDSASGEIVARVPESGPELVDQAVRAARAALEGPWASMRPVDRQNLMLKLADAVEADADLLAEIESIENGKSLGVARMLSAGGTVDWLRYYAGWATKIEGSTFQVSIPVPPGAKHQAMTVMEPVGVVGAIVPWNFPLLIGMWKIAPALACGCTVVLKPPQETPLGLLRLAELIEAVGFPPGVVNIVTGSGAVTGEALIRHPGIDKLTFTGSTEVGKRVGHAAVDRVARFTLELGSKSPMILLADMEEGIEPLIAGLGMFFNQGQVCTSASRLLIEKSIYDRTLARLAEIADGMTLGAGRDADAQINPLVSAKHRRSVEGFIERGLAAGGERVSGARPVPARGHYVAPTILHNVRPDMEIASEEVFGPVVAAMPVTDLDEAIRIANDTRYGLSASIWTRDMGKAMTAIHGLKAGTVWVNSHNTLDPAAPFGGFKQSGIGREHGRAAVDGYLETKTVIMRYA
- a CDS encoding glucose-methanol-choline oxidoreductase; amino-acid sequence: MSAVYDYIIAGAGSAGCTLANRLVSAGKRVLVVEAGPADNTKLIDMPATFAKVIGTARSWIYESEPEPSVGGRRLPVPQGRTLGGGSSINAMLYIRGQPQDYDGWRDLGCPGWGWDEVLPVFRRLERNERLAGERHGTEGPLPVSDPRHRHPLSLAYIKAAQQAGYRYNDDFNGAAQEGVGFYQTTTANGERQSAAKVFLRPLAGNANLTVITDALVTGVTLENGAASGLAYTTSDGQSHAATAKAEVILTAGALATPKLMMLSGLGPAEHLAGLGIPVFRDMPAIGRDLQDHVAAPVYALTRQPISLLGEDRGLKALRHGLQYLMFRTGLLTSNVVESGGFFDTDGDGRPDIQFHVLPVMIESAEHGSIERHGMELNPCVLRPKSRGTVNLRSRDAADPIRFTAGFLSDADDLALLLAGMKIARTILRQPALRAVVAEELSPGEAADLSDQAISDHILEHAKTVYHPCGTCRMGSDDDAVVDPQLRVRGVPRLRICDASIMPRLISGNTNAPVIMIADRCADFILGG